In Marasmius oreades isolate 03SP1 chromosome 3, whole genome shotgun sequence, a single window of DNA contains:
- a CDS encoding uncharacterized protein (CAZy:GH95) produces MAFRLLKLAIALTWLANVQVQAATTMWFNKTTIIPIGNGRLGAEVFGQIPTEVLVLNEDHIWSGSINDPSNKNCPGVLPKVREAIWKDDLYTAQSTVDASCMATPLKQQVFQTAGNLTLAFPSVASSSISAYNHSLDLATAIATTTYTTQDGVLFTRTSFASHPDNVIVMKISANVSGKVGFEAKFTTPMDNPKFSVNKSSLSLTARGTTMYTLPGSIEFLARAEISAVGGSVQPGRNGDTLSVSGADLAVIKIAIDTNYMRYDDISGNPEAKVSETLAAVRNKTWQGLRDAHVDDHAGLFGRVDITLGTPTQYSYLPTNFRKNLPGGADADADLFALYVQYGRYLGIASSRKTEPSNLQGIWNQETNPAWGSKYTLNINQQMNSWLSEPLNIAETLDPLWNLISEMAERGTVTAVEEYNITRGWVGHHNTGIWRDSTPIDAAFYGMWPMAPAWLMQNAYEHYAFEPNNIDWVKNVAYPLMKGLCEFYLDFVVVTPKDVEPQEYIVTNPSMSPEKGIGDYNDTNVSLTYGSTIDNSLLRDLFNHTTEFANLLDVDAEFAENLTATMGRLMPLSIGSEGQIREWARDYNPGGCVCCLFSIPHLYLLVDCLIACHSVFTHISHMYPLFPSAQIDPRLNSTLARAANVSLMLRGDSGNGWPTAWRANCFARLLDGEKAYYYMKRLLNSFSYDNLWSKNSVFQIDANFGGANAVAEMILQSHNGEVHLLPAIPSAWASGRVKGFRVRGGFTVDMGWSGGKLEEVVFRSTSGTGANVRYNDKVVPLELLKGGQRTLGILDFEAEHISKMSVLT; encoded by the exons ATGGCATTCAGACTATTGAAGCTGGCCATTGCTCTGACATGGTTGGCGAATGTCCAAGTTCAGGCA GCCACAACGATGTGGTTCAACAAGACCACTA TTATCCCAATCGGCAATGGACGTCTCGGCGCTGAAGTATTCGGTCAGATTCCCACCGAAGTTCTGGTTCTTAACGAG GATCACATCTGGTCTGGTTCTATCAACGATCCCAGTAACAAAAATTGCCCTGGGGTTCTTCCTAAAGTTCGGGAAGCAATATG GAAGGATGATCTCTACACCGCACAATCGACCGTTGATGCCTCTTGTATGGCTACTCCCCTCAAGCAACAAGTTTTCCAAA CTGCTGGAAACTTGACCCTAGCATTTCCATCTGTCGCATCATCTTCCATATCCGCCTATAACCATTCCCTGGACCTCGCCACTGCTATTGCGACCACCACGTACACAACGCAAGACGGTGTTCTCTTCACGCGAACCTCATTCGCTAGCCACCCAGATAACGTAATTGTCATGAAGATTTCTGCCAATGTTAGCGGCAAAGTGGGATTTGAAGCCAAGTTTACAACACCTATGGACAATCCG AAATTCTCTGTAAACAAAAGTTCGTTGTCACTAACAGCTCGTGGAACCACGATGTACACTCTCCCCGGCTCTATCGAGTTTCTTGCCCGGGCAGAAATCTCCGCCGTCGGAGGTTCGGTCCAACCTGGAAGAAATGGAGATACTTTGTCAGTCAGCGGTGCTGACTTAGCTGTCATCAAAATTGCCATCGACACGAATTATATGCGGTATGACGATATTTCAGGTAATCCCGAAGCAAAGGTTTCAGAAACGTTGGCTGCAGTACGGAACAAGACCTGGCAGGGCTTGAGGGACGCACATGTGGATGACCATGCGGGATTATTTGGGAGGGTGGATATTACTTTAG GGACACCCACACAATACAGCTATCTACCAACCAATTTTCGGAAGAACCTCCCAGGAGGAGCCGATGCAGACGCGGATTTGTTTGCTCTCTATGTTCAGTATGGAAGGTACTTGGGGATCGCGTCATCCAGGAAGACAGAGCCTTCGAATCTTCAGGGAATTTGGAACCAGGAAACTAATCCTGCTTGGGGAAG CAAGTACACGTTGAACATCAATCAACAA ATGAACTCATGGCTCTCAGAACCTCTGAACATTGCGGAAACCCTCGATCCTCTCTGGAATCTCATCTCCGAGATGGCGGAACGAGGGACGGTCACCGCTGTTGAGGAATACAACATTACACGAGGTTGGGTGGGCCACCACAACACCGGTATATGGCGAGACTCCACGCCAATTGACGCGGCATTCTACGGGATGTGGCCTATGGCCCCTGCGTGGTTAATGCAAAATGCGTACGAACATTATGCATTTGAACCAAACAACATCGACTGGGTGAAAAACGTAGCCTACCCCTTGATGAAGGGCCTGTGTGAATTTTATCTGGATTTTGTAGTCGTTACCCCGAAGGATGTGGAACCTCAAGAGTATATCGTGACCAACCCCAGTATGAGTCCCGAGAAAGGAATTGGGGATTACAATGACACTAACGTGTCGTTAACCTACG GGTCGACAATCGACAATTC ACTCCTTCGTGATTTGTTCAACCATACCACAGAGTTCGCTAACCTACTGGATGTCGATGCGGAATTCGCAGAGAACTTGACGGCTACCATGGGACGCCTCATGCCGTTGAGCATCGGTTCGGAGGGCCAGATTCGGGAATGGGCTCGAGATTACAATCCAGGCGGGTGTGTTTGTTGTCTTTTCTCAATTCCCCACCTTTATCTCTTAGTTGATTGCCTTATTGCTTGTCACAGCGTTTTCACTCACATCAGCCACATGTACCCACTCTTCCCCTCCGCCCAAATCGACCCACGCTTAAACTCCACCCTCGCGCGAGCTGCCAATGTTTCTCTAATGCTTCGGGGTGATTCAGGGAACGGATGGCCGACCGCGTGGAGAGCGAACTGTTTTGCGCGCTTGTTGGATGGGGAGAAGGCGTATTATTATATGAAGCGGTTGTTAAACAGCTTTTCGTACGATAACTTATGGTCGAAGAACAGCGTGTTCCAGATCGATGCAAACTTCG GTGGTGCGAACGCTGTTGCAGAAATGATTCTCCAAAGTCATAACGGAGAAGTCCACCTCTTACCCGCGATACCATCTGCTTGGGCTTCGGGTAGAGTGAAGGGCTTTAGAGTCAGAGGTGGGTTCACGGTCGATATGGGTTGGAGTGGTGGTAAACTGGAAGAGGTCGTGTTTCGGAGCACATCGGGGACTGGAGCTAATGTGAGATACAATGACAAGGTTGTTCCGCTAGAGCTTTTGAAAGGAGGACAGAGGACTTTGGGTATCTTGGATTTTGAGGCTGAACACATCAGCAAGATGTCAGTACTTACTTAA
- a CDS encoding uncharacterized protein (CAZy:GH95), which translates to MSTSISHRKDDLYTAQSTVDASCMATPLKQQVFQTAGNLTLAFPSVASSSISAYNHSLDLATAIATTTYTTQDGVLFTRTSFASHPDNVIVMKISANVSGKVGFEAKFTTPMDNPKFSVNKSSLSLTARGTTMYTLPGSIEFLARAEISAVGGSVQPGRNGDTLSVSGADLAVIKIAIDTNYMRYDDISGNPEAKVSETLAAVRNKTWQGLRDAHVDDHAGLFGRVDITLGTPTQYSYLPTNFRKNLPGGADADADLFALYVQYGRYLGIASSRKTEPSNLQGIWNQETNPAWGSKYTLNINQQMNSWLSEPLNIAETLDPLWNLISEMAERGTVTAVEEYNITRGWVGHHNTGIWRDSTPIDAAFYGMWPMAPAWLMQNAYEHYAFEPNNIDWVKNVAYPLMKGLCEFYLDFVVVTPKDVEPQEYIVTNPSMSPEKGIGDYNDTNVSLTYGSTIDNSLLRDLFNHTTEFANLLDVDAEFAENLTATMGRLMPLSIGSEGQIREWARDYNPGGVFTHISHMYPLFPSAQIDPRLNSTLARAANVSLMLRGDSGNGWPTAWRANCFARLLDGEKAYYYMKRLLNSFSYDNLWSKNSVFQIDANFGGANAVAEMILQSHNGEVHLLPAIPSAWASGRVKGFRVRGGFTVDMGWSGGKLEEVVFRSTSGTGANVRYNDKVVPLELLKGGQRTLGILDFEAEHISKMSVLT; encoded by the exons ATGTCTACTTCCATCAGTCACAGGAAGGATGATCTCTACACCGCACAATCGACCGTTGATGCCTCTTGTATGGCTACTCCCCTCAAGCAACAAGTTTTCCAAA CTGCTGGAAACTTGACCCTAGCATTTCCATCTGTCGCATCATCTTCCATATCCGCCTATAACCATTCCCTGGACCTCGCCACTGCTATTGCGACCACCACGTACACAACGCAAGACGGTGTTCTCTTCACGCGAACCTCATTCGCTAGCCACCCAGATAACGTAATTGTCATGAAGATTTCTGCCAATGTTAGCGGCAAAGTGGGATTTGAAGCCAAGTTTACAACACCTATGGACAATCCG AAATTCTCTGTAAACAAAAGTTCGTTGTCACTAACAGCTCGTGGAACCACGATGTACACTCTCCCCGGCTCTATCGAGTTTCTTGCCCGGGCAGAAATCTCCGCCGTCGGAGGTTCGGTCCAACCTGGAAGAAATGGAGATACTTTGTCAGTCAGCGGTGCTGACTTAGCTGTCATCAAAATTGCCATCGACACGAATTATATGCGGTATGACGATATTTCAGGTAATCCCGAAGCAAAGGTTTCAGAAACGTTGGCTGCAGTACGGAACAAGACCTGGCAGGGCTTGAGGGACGCACATGTGGATGACCATGCGGGATTATTTGGGAGGGTGGATATTACTTTAG GGACACCCACACAATACAGCTATCTACCAACCAATTTTCGGAAGAACCTCCCAGGAGGAGCCGATGCAGACGCGGATTTGTTTGCTCTCTATGTTCAGTATGGAAGGTACTTGGGGATCGCGTCATCCAGGAAGACAGAGCCTTCGAATCTTCAGGGAATTTGGAACCAGGAAACTAATCCTGCTTGGGGAAG CAAGTACACGTTGAACATCAATCAACAA ATGAACTCATGGCTCTCAGAACCTCTGAACATTGCGGAAACCCTCGATCCTCTCTGGAATCTCATCTCCGAGATGGCGGAACGAGGGACGGTCACCGCTGTTGAGGAATACAACATTACACGAGGTTGGGTGGGCCACCACAACACCGGTATATGGCGAGACTCCACGCCAATTGACGCGGCATTCTACGGGATGTGGCCTATGGCCCCTGCGTGGTTAATGCAAAATGCGTACGAACATTATGCATTTGAACCAAACAACATCGACTGGGTGAAAAACGTAGCCTACCCCTTGATGAAGGGCCTGTGTGAATTTTATCTGGATTTTGTAGTCGTTACCCCGAAGGATGTGGAACCTCAAGAGTATATCGTGACCAACCCCAGTATGAGTCCCGAGAAAGGAATTGGGGATTACAATGACACTAACGTGTCGTTAACCTACG GGTCGACAATCGACAATTC ACTCCTTCGTGATTTGTTCAACCATACCACAGAGTTCGCTAACCTACTGGATGTCGATGCGGAATTCGCAGAGAACTTGACGGCTACCATGGGACGCCTCATGCCGTTGAGCATCGGTTCGGAGGGCCAGATTCGGGAATGGGCTCGAGATTACAATCCAGGCGG CGTTTTCACTCACATCAGCCACATGTACCCACTCTTCCCCTCCGCCCAAATCGACCCACGCTTAAACTCCACCCTCGCGCGAGCTGCCAATGTTTCTCTAATGCTTCGGGGTGATTCAGGGAACGGATGGCCGACCGCGTGGAGAGCGAACTGTTTTGCGCGCTTGTTGGATGGGGAGAAGGCGTATTATTATATGAAGCGGTTGTTAAACAGCTTTTCGTACGATAACTTATGGTCGAAGAACAGCGTGTTCCAGATCGATGCAAACTTCG GTGGTGCGAACGCTGTTGCAGAAATGATTCTCCAAAGTCATAACGGAGAAGTCCACCTCTTACCCGCGATACCATCTGCTTGGGCTTCGGGTAGAGTGAAGGGCTTTAGAGTCAGAGGTGGGTTCACGGTCGATATGGGTTGGAGTGGTGGTAAACTGGAAGAGGTCGTGTTTCGGAGCACATCGGGGACTGGAGCTAATGTGAGATACAATGACAAGGTTGTTCCGCTAGAGCTTTTGAAAGGAGGACAGAGGACTTTGGGTATCTTGGATTTTGAGGCTGAACACATCAGCAAGATGTCAGTACTTACTTAA
- a CDS encoding uncharacterized protein (BUSCO:EOG09264YHS) yields MAPLTFVTGNANKLREVQQILSAGDRPIEIQSRSLDIDEIQGTTQEVAKAKCRRAAELIQGPVITEDTALCFEALKGLPGPYIKHFLAELGHEGLNNLLVGFPTKNAWALCTFAYCAGPGSEPILFEGRTNGRIVPARGPGLFGWDPVFEPIGTGLTYAEMPCEQKNKLSHRYRALEKLRAYLQNTL; encoded by the exons ATGGCACCACTCA CGTTCGTGACCGGTAACGCGAACAAACTCAGGGAGGTGCAGCAAATCCTGTCTGCAGGCGATCGGCCAATCGAAATTCAGTCCCGAAGTCTTGACA TCGATGAGATTCAGGGAACGACCCAGGAAGTCGCTAAAGCCAAGTGCCGTCGGGCAGCCGAGCTG ATACAAGGACCGGTTATTACTGAAGATACCGCCCTATGCTTCGAAGCCTTGAAAGGTCTTCCCGGGCCTTACATCAAGCACTTTCTGGCAGAACTCGGCCACGAAGGACTCAATAACCTTCTCGTCGGTTTTCCAACCAAGAATGCATGGGCGCTATGTACCTTTGCTTACTGTGCTGGACCCG GATCGGAGCCGATCTTGTTCGAGGGCCGCACTAATGGAAGGATAGTTCCCGCAAGAGGACCTGGTCTGTTTGGATGGGATCCTGTCTTTGAGCCAATCGGTACTGGTTTAAC CTACGCAGAAATGCCGTGTGAGCAAAAAAACAAACTTTCTCATCGTTATCGTGCCTTGGAGAAACTTCGAGCATATCTTCAGAACACCTTGTGA
- a CDS encoding uncharacterized protein (CAZy:GH95), giving the protein MYEDHIWSGSINDPSNKNCPGVLPKVREAIWKDDLYTAQSTVDASCMATPLKQQVFQTAGNLTLAFPSVASSSISAYNHSLDLATAIATTTYTTQDGVLFTRTSFASHPDNVIVMKISANVSGKVGFEAKFTTPMDNPKFSVNKSSLSLTARGTTMYTLPGSIEFLARAEISAVGGSVQPGRNGDTLSVSGADLAVIKIAIDTNYMRYDDISGNPEAKVSETLAAVRNKTWQGLRDAHVDDHAGLFGRVDITLGTPTQYSYLPTNFRKNLPGGADADADLFALYVQYGRYLGIASSRKTEPSNLQGIWNQETNPAWGSKYTLNINQQMNSWLSEPLNIAETLDPLWNLISEMAERGTVTAVEEYNITRGWVGHHNTGIWRDSTPIDAAFYGMWPMAPAWLMQNAYEHYAFEPNNIDWVKNVAYPLMKGLCEFYLDFVVVTPKDVEPQEYIVTNPSMSPEKGIGDYNDTNVSLTYGSTIDNSLLRDLFNHTTEFANLLDVDAEFAENLTATMGRLMPLSIGSEGQIREWARDYNPGGVFTHISHMYPLFPSAQIDPRLNSTLARAANVSLMLRGDSGNGWPTAWRANCFARLLDGEKAYYYMKRLLNSFSYDNLWSKNSVFQIDANFGGANAVAEMILQSHNGEVHLLPAIPSAWASGRVKGFRVRGGFTVDMGWSGGKLEEVVFRSTSGTGANVRYNDKVVPLELLKGGQRTLGILDFEAEHISKMSVLT; this is encoded by the exons ATGTATGAGGATCACATCTGGTCTGGTTCTATCAACGATCCCAGTAACAAAAATTGCCCTGGGGTTCTTCCTAAAGTTCGGGAAGCAATATG GAAGGATGATCTCTACACCGCACAATCGACCGTTGATGCCTCTTGTATGGCTACTCCCCTCAAGCAACAAGTTTTCCAAA CTGCTGGAAACTTGACCCTAGCATTTCCATCTGTCGCATCATCTTCCATATCCGCCTATAACCATTCCCTGGACCTCGCCACTGCTATTGCGACCACCACGTACACAACGCAAGACGGTGTTCTCTTCACGCGAACCTCATTCGCTAGCCACCCAGATAACGTAATTGTCATGAAGATTTCTGCCAATGTTAGCGGCAAAGTGGGATTTGAAGCCAAGTTTACAACACCTATGGACAATCCG AAATTCTCTGTAAACAAAAGTTCGTTGTCACTAACAGCTCGTGGAACCACGATGTACACTCTCCCCGGCTCTATCGAGTTTCTTGCCCGGGCAGAAATCTCCGCCGTCGGAGGTTCGGTCCAACCTGGAAGAAATGGAGATACTTTGTCAGTCAGCGGTGCTGACTTAGCTGTCATCAAAATTGCCATCGACACGAATTATATGCGGTATGACGATATTTCAGGTAATCCCGAAGCAAAGGTTTCAGAAACGTTGGCTGCAGTACGGAACAAGACCTGGCAGGGCTTGAGGGACGCACATGTGGATGACCATGCGGGATTATTTGGGAGGGTGGATATTACTTTAG GGACACCCACACAATACAGCTATCTACCAACCAATTTTCGGAAGAACCTCCCAGGAGGAGCCGATGCAGACGCGGATTTGTTTGCTCTCTATGTTCAGTATGGAAGGTACTTGGGGATCGCGTCATCCAGGAAGACAGAGCCTTCGAATCTTCAGGGAATTTGGAACCAGGAAACTAATCCTGCTTGGGGAAG CAAGTACACGTTGAACATCAATCAACAA ATGAACTCATGGCTCTCAGAACCTCTGAACATTGCGGAAACCCTCGATCCTCTCTGGAATCTCATCTCCGAGATGGCGGAACGAGGGACGGTCACCGCTGTTGAGGAATACAACATTACACGAGGTTGGGTGGGCCACCACAACACCGGTATATGGCGAGACTCCACGCCAATTGACGCGGCATTCTACGGGATGTGGCCTATGGCCCCTGCGTGGTTAATGCAAAATGCGTACGAACATTATGCATTTGAACCAAACAACATCGACTGGGTGAAAAACGTAGCCTACCCCTTGATGAAGGGCCTGTGTGAATTTTATCTGGATTTTGTAGTCGTTACCCCGAAGGATGTGGAACCTCAAGAGTATATCGTGACCAACCCCAGTATGAGTCCCGAGAAAGGAATTGGGGATTACAATGACACTAACGTGTCGTTAACCTACG GGTCGACAATCGACAATTC ACTCCTTCGTGATTTGTTCAACCATACCACAGAGTTCGCTAACCTACTGGATGTCGATGCGGAATTCGCAGAGAACTTGACGGCTACCATGGGACGCCTCATGCCGTTGAGCATCGGTTCGGAGGGCCAGATTCGGGAATGGGCTCGAGATTACAATCCAGGCGG CGTTTTCACTCACATCAGCCACATGTACCCACTCTTCCCCTCCGCCCAAATCGACCCACGCTTAAACTCCACCCTCGCGCGAGCTGCCAATGTTTCTCTAATGCTTCGGGGTGATTCAGGGAACGGATGGCCGACCGCGTGGAGAGCGAACTGTTTTGCGCGCTTGTTGGATGGGGAGAAGGCGTATTATTATATGAAGCGGTTGTTAAACAGCTTTTCGTACGATAACTTATGGTCGAAGAACAGCGTGTTCCAGATCGATGCAAACTTCG GTGGTGCGAACGCTGTTGCAGAAATGATTCTCCAAAGTCATAACGGAGAAGTCCACCTCTTACCCGCGATACCATCTGCTTGGGCTTCGGGTAGAGTGAAGGGCTTTAGAGTCAGAGGTGGGTTCACGGTCGATATGGGTTGGAGTGGTGGTAAACTGGAAGAGGTCGTGTTTCGGAGCACATCGGGGACTGGAGCTAATGTGAGATACAATGACAAGGTTGTTCCGCTAGAGCTTTTGAAAGGAGGACAGAGGACTTTGGGTATCTTGGATTTTGAGGCTGAACACATCAGCAAGATGTCAGTACTTACTTAA
- a CDS encoding uncharacterized protein (CAZy:GH16), translating into MILGLFVGYPIVSYTQKLSVPMIGVNATGQVPLLTGGWGLIDVDTPQDAHTYKSFDAGKELQLVFSDEFNVNGRTFYPGDDPYWEAVNLHYWQTNNLEWYDPEAVTTENGALKITLSRKTTHGMNFQGGMIQTWNKFCFTGGLVVASVVLPGFSNVAGLWPAIWSMGNLGRAGYGASLDGLWPYSYDACDVGTLKNQTLNGEPHLATIDGDAEFGGVLSYLSGQRLSRCTCDGESHPGPKHPDGSFVGRAAPEIDMFEAQVGTNFDKVGGTLHGEVSQSAQWAPFNYKYEWPENGNTRIVRDSSVTVENGYKGGVYQQATSYVTKTDPECYSMEGGCFSIYGFEYKPGYNEGYISWMSNNRLSWTIKGSGLAADENVKISARPISQEPMYLLINLGLSNNFGDVDLEHLMFPVSMLVDYIRVYQDSKAMNVGCDPKDFPTGEYINKYPEAYSNPNLTTWKDDYKQSWPKNNLIDTC; encoded by the exons ATGATACTAGGACTCTT CGTCGGCTATCCGATAGTGTCCTACACTCAGAAACTTTCTGTACCAATGATAGGAGTCAACGCTACAGGGCAG GTCCCTCTACTGACTGGGGGTTGGGGTTTAATAGACGTCGACACTCCTCAAGACGCCCACACATACAAATCTTTTGACGCTGGGAAAGAGCTACAGCTCGTCTTTAGTGACGAGTTCAATGTGAATGGTCGGACTTTTTATCCAGGCGATGACCCTTATTGGGAGGCAGTGAACTTGCATTACTGGCAA ACAAACAACTTGGAGTGGTATGACCCAGAAGCCGTCACAACTGAGAATGGTGCACTGAAGATAACTCTCTCTCGTAAAACGACCCATGGCATGAATTTCCAAGGCGGTATGATACAGACGTGGAATAAATTTTGCTTCACTGGAGGTCTAGTCGTGGCAAGTGTCGTGCTTCCAGGGTTTTCAAATGTAGCGGGGCTCTGGCCAGCCATTTGGTCGATGGGTAATCTCG GTCGTGCCGGTTACGGAGCTTCTCTCGACGGACTC TGGCCGTATTCGTACGACGCATGCGACGTTGGCACCTTGAAAAACCAAACACTCAACGGGGAACCGCATCTTGCCACCATTGACGGTGACGCAGAATTTGGTGGCGTCCTTTCTTATCTTTCTGGCCAAAGACTCTCGAGATGTACTTGTGACGGCGAGTCCCATCCTGGCCCAAAGCATCCCGATGGATCTTTTGTGGGTAGAGCGGCTCCTGAGATCGATATGTTTGAAGCTCAA GTCGGAACCAATTTCGACAAAGTCGGTGGGACCTTGCATGGGGAAGTGTCGCAATCTGCCCAATGGGCG CCCTTCAACTACAAATACGAATGGCCTGAAAATGGGAATACGAGGATAGTTCGTGACTCCAGTGTTACTGTGGAGAATGGCTACAAAGGTGGCGTGTATCAGCAAGCAACATCATACGTCACCAAAACGG ATCCCGAATGTTACTCTATGGAGGGAGGATGTTTTTCTATCTATGGATTTGAGTATAAACCAG GTTATAACGAGGGC TACATCAGTTGGATGTCTAATAATCGATTATCATGGACGATCAAAGGCAGTGGCCTGGCCGCCGACGAGAACGTCAAGATTTCTGCTCGCCCTATATCTCAAGAACCAATG TACCTCCTTATCAATCTAGGACTATCCAATAACTTTGGAGATGTCGACTTGGAGCATTTAATGTTCCCAGTGTCGATGTTAGTCGACTACATCCGCGTTTACCAAGACTCCAAGGCTATGAACGTTGGATGTGACCCGAAGGACTTCCCGACGGGCGAATATATCAACAA ATACCCAGAGGCCTACTCGAATCCCAATCTAACTACTTGGAAGGACGATTACAAACAGTCATGGCCGAAAAACAATTTGATAGACACTTGCTAA